Part of the Streptomyces sp. NBC_01460 genome, GGTTCCGGCGGACCGGCGGGGTCAGCGGACGTCGTCGCGGGACGAGTAGGTCTTACTCGTCAGCACGCCGTCGGTGAAGAAGAACTCGATCTCCGGGTAGGACTCCTCGACGGTCCCGGTGCAATGGATCATGGTCTTCCACCCGCTGGACGACGGGTGGTCGGGGCGCTCGGCCCATATGTCGGTGCATGCCGTACCGGCGACGACGGCGTTGACCTCCGCCAGCGTGTCACCCACCGCGAACCCCTGCTCGTACTGGACCTCGGTCATGGTCCGGGGCAGGTCGTACGTGTACCAGGCGTAGGCGAAGGCATAGTCCTTCTCCTTCCTGACCAGCTGGTCGGAGGTGTTGAAGGTGAACGACGCCGTCTGGTCGACGAACTGGTTCTTCGCCCAGCAGACCAGGGCGCCGCCGACCCCGATCGCGGAGCAGTACGGCCGTGTGCCGATGACGGCCTCGACCTGCTGTCTGCTCATACCGAAGGCCACGGCGTCGTACTTGGTGTCGGTGAGGTAGTTCGTGTCCGGATCGGGCTTGGGATCGGCCGACGAGGACGTCGCGGTGGAGCCGACCACGGCGGCCGCCAGAACGGCGACGGTGACCAGAGGGCGAAGGCGCATGCGCGTGCTCCTGACGAAGGCGGCGGACGTCCGCGTACGACTCGGACGGATGGCGGCCACAACGACCAGGGGCATCCTGGGACCCGGGCCTCTCACCGCGCTCTCCGCCCGCCGCCCGGTGGCCGGGAACGCTCCACCGCCCGGCCGGCCCCCGCCCGCCCCGTGCGGGGGCCGGGCGTGCGGTTCGGCCGAGTTCCCGCCGTCCGTACATCGCGCTGCCGGCACCGGTGGCCAGGGCCCGGTAGCGATCCCCGGATCCGACCGCGGCGCAGGGGTGAGCGACGGCCGGGGCGTGCGGCCTCAGCACTCGATGATGTTCACCGCGAGCCCGCCGCGGGCCGTCTCCTTGTACTTGACGCTCATGTCCGCGCCCGTCTCCTTCATGGTCTTGATGACCTTGTCCAGGGAGACCTTGTGGCTGCCGTCGCCGCGCAGCGCCATCTTCGCCGCCGTGACCGCCTTGACCGCCGCCATGCCGTTGCGCTCGATGCAGGGGATCTGTACGAGGCCGCCGACCGGGTCGCAGGTGAGGCCCAGGTTGTGCTCCATGCCGATCTCCGCGGCGTTCTCCACCTGCTCGGGGGAGCCGCCCAGGACCTCGGCGAGGGCTCCCGCGGCCATGGAGCAGGCGGAGCCCACCTCGCCCTGGCAGCCGACCTCGGCGCCGGAGATGGAGGCGTTCTCCTTGAAGAGCATGCCGATGGCCCCGGCGGCCAGGAGGAAGCGGACGACGCCGTCCTCCTTCTCGGCCTGGGTGCAGCCGCCCGCCGCGAAGTTCAGGTAGTAGTGCAGGACGGCGGGGATGATGCCCGCCGCGCCGTTGGTCGGGGCGGTGACGACGCGGCCCCCGGCGGCGTTCTCCTCGTTGACGGCCATCGCGTAGAGGGTGATCCACTCCATCGCGTGCGCCTGGGGGTCGCCCTCGGCGCGCAGCTGCCTGGCCGAGTTCGCGGCGCGGCGGCGGACCTTCAGGCCGCCGGGGAGGATGCCCTCACGGGACATGCCGCGCGCGATGCAGGCCTCCATGACGCGCCATATCTCCAGGAGGCCGGCGCGGATCTCGTCCTCCGTGCGCCAGGCCTTCTCGTTCTCCAGCATGAGGGAGGAGATGGAGAGGCCGGTCTCACCGGCGAGGCGCAGCAGCTCGTCGCCGGTGCGGAAGGGGTGCTTGAGGACGGTGTCGTCCGGGATGATCGGGTTCTCGCCGGCCACGGCGTCCTCGTCGACGACGAAGCCGCCGCCCACCGAGTAGTAGGTCTTCTCCAGCAGCGGGGCGCCGTCACGGTCGTAAGCGAGGACCGTCATCCCGTTGGCGTGGTACGGCAGGGCCTTGCGCCGGTGCAGGACCAGCTGTTCGTCGGCGTCGAAGGGGATCTCGTGCACGCCCAGGAGACTGATGCGCCCCGAGGCGCGGATCTCCTCGACGCGGGCGTCGGCGCCCTCGACGTCGACCGTGCGGGGCGACTCGCCCTCCAGGCCGAGCAGCACGGCCTTGGGCGTGCCGTGGCCGTGGCCGGTCGCGCCGAGCGAGCCGTAGAGCTCGGCCCGCACCGACGCGGTGTGGACGAGCAGGCCCTCGTTCTTGAGGCGGCGGGCGAACATGCGGGCCGCGCGCATCGGGCCGACCGTGTGGGAACTGGACGGGCCGATACCGACCGAGAAGAGGTCGAAGACCGAGAGGGCCACGGGAGTACTCCTAAGGCGTTGGTGGACGTCGTTGTCCGCCGGGTGGTGCGGGGACGGGCCGGTGGGCCCGGGTACGCGGGGCAAAGGGGTGGGGGCACCGCGCACACTGTGTTCAGTGTGCGCGGTGCCCCCACCCGGCGTGCAAATCCTGGGTGACTACTTGACGCCGGGGTACAGCGGGAACTTCTCGGCCAGCGCGATCACACGGGCCTTGAGGGCCTCGGCGTCGTACGCGGGCTTCAGGGCGGCCGCGATGATCTCGGCGACCTCGGTGAAGTCCTCGGCCTGGAAGCCACGGGTGGCCAGGGCGGGCGTGCCGATGCGCAGACCCGAGGTGACCATCGGGGGCCGCGGGTCGTTCGGGATGGCGTTCCGGTTGACCGTGATGCCCAGCTCGTGGAGCCGGTCCTCGGCCTGCTGGCCGTCCAGCTCCGAGTTGCGCAGGTCGACGAGGACCAGGTGGACGTCCGTGCCGCCGGAGAGGACGGAGACACCCACCTCGGTGACGTCCGGCTGCACCAGGCGCTCGGCGAGGATGCGGGCGCCGTCCAGGGTGCGCTGCTGGCGCTCCTTGAACTCTTCGGTCGCCGCGACCTTGAAGGAGACGGCCTTGGCCGCGATCACGTGCTCCAGCGGGCCGCCCTGCTGACCGGGGAAGACCGCCGAGTTGATCTTCTTGGCGAGCTCCTGCGTCGACAGGATGACGCCACCGCGCGGACCGCCGAGGGTCTTGTGCGTGGTGGTCGTGACGACGTGGGCGTGCGGCACCGGGTTGGGGTGCAGACCCGCGGCGACCAGGCCCGCGAAGTGCGCCATGTCGACCATCAGGTACGCGCCGACCTCGTCCGCGATGCGGCGGAAGGCGGCGAAGTCCAGCTGGCGCGGGTAGGCGGACCAGCCGGCCACGATGAGCTTCGGCTTCGACTCCTTGGCGAGGCGCTCGACCTCGGCCATGTCCACGACGCCGGTGTCGTCGACGTGGTACGGGACCACGTTGTAGAGCTTGCCGGAGAAGTTGATCTTCATGCCGTGGGTCAGGTGACCGCCGTGGGCCAGGTTCAGACCCATGATCGTGTCGCCCGGCTTCAGCAGCGCGAACATCGCGGCGGCGTTGGCCTGCGCACCCGAGTGCGGCTGGACGTTCGCGGCCTCGGCACCGAAGAGCGCCTTGATGCGGTCGATCGCGATCTGCTCGACCACGTCGACGTGCTCACAGCCACCGTAGTAGCGGCGGCCGGGGTAGCCCTCGGCGTACTTGTTGGTGAGGACGGAGCCCTGCGCCTCCATGACCGCGACCGGAGCGAAGTTCTCCGAGGCGATCATCTCGAGGGTGGACTGCTGGCGGTGGAGCTCGGCGTCGACGGCGGCGGCGACGTCCGGGTCCAGCTCGTGGAGGGAGGAGTTGAGAAGCGACATCAGTGGGTCCCTAAGGTCTCAGTTGCCGGAGAACGCGGTGTACTCGTCGGCGGAGAGAAGGTCGTTCGGCTCCTCCGCGACGCGCACCTTGAACAGCCAGCCGCCCTCGAAGGGGGCGGAGTTCACCAGCGACGGGTCGTCCACGACGTCCTGGTTGGCCGCGGTCACCTCGCCGGTCACCGGCGAGTACAGGTCGCTGACCGACTTGGTCGACTCCAGCTCACCGCAGGTCTCGCCCGCGGTCACCGCGTCACCGACCTCCGGGAGCTGGGCGTAGACGACGTCACCGAGCGCGTTGGCCGCGAACTCGGTGATGCCGACCGTGGCCACGCCGTCCTCGAGGGCCGACAGCCACTCGTGCTCCTTGCTGTACCGCAGCTGCTGGGGGTTGCTCATGACCTGAATTCTCCTGTACGCGGGGGAGTGCTGATGAACGGTGGTCTTACGGTGTGAGACACGACTGCGTCACGTGCGCGGGCGCTGTGTCACTTACGGCGCTTGTAGAAGGGCAGCGCCACGACCTCGTACGGTTCGTGCGTGCCCCGGATGTCGACCCCGACACCCTCGGTGCCGGGCTCGGCGTGCGCCGCGTCCACGTAGGCCATGGCGATCGGCTTGCCCAGGGTGGGCGACGGCGCGCCGGACGTGACCTCGCCCACGACCTCCCCGCCGACGACGACCGGGAAGCCCGCCCGCGGGACCCGGCGGCCCTCGGCGACCAGGCCGACGAGCTTGCGCGGCGGCGCGGTCTCCGCCCGCTCCGCCGCGGCGGTCAGCGCCTCGCGGCCCACGAAGTCGCCCTCCTTCTCGAACTTCACGACCCTGCCCAGGCCCGCGTCGAAGGGCGTCAGCGCGGTGGTCAGCTCGTGTCCGTACAGAGGCATGCCCGCCTCCAGGCGGAGCGTGTCGCGGCAGGAGAGCCCACAGGGGATCAGCCCGTACGGCGCGCCGGCCTCGGTGAGGGCCGTCCACAGCTGCTCGGCGTGGGCGGGGGCGACGAAGAGCTCGAAGCCGTCCTCACCGGTGTAGCCGGTACGGGCGATGAGCGCGGGGACGCCGGCGACCGTCCCGGGGAGCCCGGCGTAGTACTTCAGTCCGTCCAGGTCGGCGTCCGTGACCGACTTCAGTACGGCGGGGGAGTCGGGGCCCTGGACGGCGATCAGCGCGTACGCGTCGCGGTCGTCCCGCACCTCGGCGTCGAAGCCGCCGGCGCGCCCGGTCAGGGTGTCCAGGACGAGCTGGGCGTTGCCCGCGTTGGCGACCACCATGTACTCGCTGTCGGCCAGGCGGTAGACGATCAGGTCGTCCAGGATCCCGCCGTCCTCCGCGACGATCATCGTGTAGCGGGCCCGGCCCACGCCGACGGTGGCGATGTTGCCCACCAGCGCGAAGCTCAGGAAGGCCGCGGCCTGCGGTCCGGTGACGGTGATCTCGCCCATGTGCGACAGGTCGAAGAGTCCGGCCCGGGTGCGCACGGCGTTGTGCTCGTCGCGCTCGCTGGCGTAGCGCAGCGGCATGTCCCAGCCGGCGAAGTCGGTCATGGTCGCGCCCAGGGAGCGATGCAGGGCATCGAGGGCGGTCAGGCGGGGGGCGGCGCTCGGGGCAGTGCTCATGGACATGGCTCCAGGGCATGACGACAGGGGGGTGGTTCCCTCCCCATCTGTCATCGGAACCTGAGAGGTTCGCCGAGAGCCCCTGAAAGGGTCCTGACGGGGACAGCCCCGTCAGGGTCGGCTTGCACCTTGGGTGGAGCCGCACAGCGGCCCGCTTTTCAGATCTGCCTCATCCACGCGGTACGGGGCCTGAGAGATTCAAGGGAGGAACTTGCTCCTTCGGCGCCCGGCGCACACAGTGACCGGGACTCTCCCGCGCGGATTCAAACGGCCGGTATGCAGTTGGCGGGGTCATCATCGCACGCCTTGGGGGAGAGTGGGGCGTCCCGGTCCTTACGGGTGCCGGCGCCGACACGTGGAGCCGGAAGCGGTTGTGCCGCATTACCTTTTCTTTACACTTCGTGGACAGGTCGGTGGGTGAATCGGCAGGGGGAAGGCGATGACGTTGCAGCGCTACGCGACAACGGCGGGGGCGGCACGCGGTGCGATGCCGCGGCAGCCGGGCGTGCCCGCCCGAGAGCCGGTGGACGGGGGTGCTCCGGTGGTCAGTGACCTGCGGGGCAAGGGCGGCGCCGGTCCGCGCGGGCTGGACTTCGCGGCCGGTGACGTGGTGGTGGTCTCGGGGCTGCCCGGCAGCGGCAAGTCGACGCTGATCCGGCGGGCGGTCCTGGAGCACGCGATCGACTCCCAGGACACCAGGGACCGCTGGGCGGCCGCCCTGCCCGGATTACTCCCGTACGCCCTCTACCGCCCCCTGGTGCGCGTCGCGCACTACGCCGGGCTGTGGCGGGCCCTGCGGGCGGGCGGCTCCGTCGTCGTGCACGACTGCGGCACGCAGGCCTGGGTGCGGCGCTGGCTGGCGCGCGAGGCCCGGCGCCGGGGCAGCACCCTGCACCTCGTGCTGCTCGACGTCACCCCCCGGGTGGCCAGGCAGGGGCAGCGGGAGCGGGGGCGCGGAGTCTCCGGATACGCGTTCGCCCGGCACCGGCGCGCGGTCGGGCGGCTGCTGCGCGACACCGAGAGCGGGGTGCTGCCACCGGGGTGCGCCTCGGCGGTCCTGCTCGACCGCGAGGCCGCTGCGGCGATCCTCCGGATCTCCTTCCCGGCGGCCCGGCTCCCGCAGGAGTAGGCGGTCGGGGGTCGATTCATGACGGGGGCGGACCGTGCGGTTCCGGGGCAGCCGGAGGTGTGGTCCGAGGCGTCACCATTCGCATACG contains:
- a CDS encoding BLIP family beta-lactamase inhibitor; this translates as MRLRPLVTVAVLAAAVVGSTATSSSADPKPDPDTNYLTDTKYDAVAFGMSRQQVEAVIGTRPYCSAIGVGGALVCWAKNQFVDQTASFTFNTSDQLVRKEKDYAFAYAWYTYDLPRTMTEVQYEQGFAVGDTLAEVNAVVAGTACTDIWAERPDHPSSSGWKTMIHCTGTVEESYPEIEFFFTDGVLTSKTYSSRDDVR
- a CDS encoding AAA family ATPase, which translates into the protein MTLQRYATTAGAARGAMPRQPGVPAREPVDGGAPVVSDLRGKGGAGPRGLDFAAGDVVVVSGLPGSGKSTLIRRAVLEHAIDSQDTRDRWAAALPGLLPYALYRPLVRVAHYAGLWRALRAGGSVVVHDCGTQAWVRRWLAREARRRGSTLHLVLLDVTPRVARQGQRERGRGVSGYAFARHRRAVGRLLRDTESGVLPPGCASAVLLDREAAAAILRISFPAARLPQE
- the gcvT gene encoding glycine cleavage system aminomethyltransferase GcvT; protein product: MSTAPSAAPRLTALDALHRSLGATMTDFAGWDMPLRYASERDEHNAVRTRAGLFDLSHMGEITVTGPQAAAFLSFALVGNIATVGVGRARYTMIVAEDGGILDDLIVYRLADSEYMVVANAGNAQLVLDTLTGRAGGFDAEVRDDRDAYALIAVQGPDSPAVLKSVTDADLDGLKYYAGLPGTVAGVPALIARTGYTGEDGFELFVAPAHAEQLWTALTEAGAPYGLIPCGLSCRDTLRLEAGMPLYGHELTTALTPFDAGLGRVVKFEKEGDFVGREALTAAAERAETAPPRKLVGLVAEGRRVPRAGFPVVVGGEVVGEVTSGAPSPTLGKPIAMAYVDAAHAEPGTEGVGVDIRGTHEPYEVVALPFYKRRK
- a CDS encoding L-serine ammonia-lyase, whose translation is MALSVFDLFSVGIGPSSSHTVGPMRAARMFARRLKNEGLLVHTASVRAELYGSLGATGHGHGTPKAVLLGLEGESPRTVDVEGADARVEEIRASGRISLLGVHEIPFDADEQLVLHRRKALPYHANGMTVLAYDRDGAPLLEKTYYSVGGGFVVDEDAVAGENPIIPDDTVLKHPFRTGDELLRLAGETGLSISSLMLENEKAWRTEDEIRAGLLEIWRVMEACIARGMSREGILPGGLKVRRRAANSARQLRAEGDPQAHAMEWITLYAMAVNEENAAGGRVVTAPTNGAAGIIPAVLHYYLNFAAGGCTQAEKEDGVVRFLLAAGAIGMLFKENASISGAEVGCQGEVGSACSMAAGALAEVLGGSPEQVENAAEIGMEHNLGLTCDPVGGLVQIPCIERNGMAAVKAVTAAKMALRGDGSHKVSLDKVIKTMKETGADMSVKYKETARGGLAVNIIEC
- the gcvH gene encoding glycine cleavage system protein GcvH; translation: MSNPQQLRYSKEHEWLSALEDGVATVGITEFAANALGDVVYAQLPEVGDAVTAGETCGELESTKSVSDLYSPVTGEVTAANQDVVDDPSLVNSAPFEGGWLFKVRVAEEPNDLLSADEYTAFSGN
- the glyA gene encoding serine hydroxymethyltransferase, which encodes MSLLNSSLHELDPDVAAAVDAELHRQQSTLEMIASENFAPVAVMEAQGSVLTNKYAEGYPGRRYYGGCEHVDVVEQIAIDRIKALFGAEAANVQPHSGAQANAAAMFALLKPGDTIMGLNLAHGGHLTHGMKINFSGKLYNVVPYHVDDTGVVDMAEVERLAKESKPKLIVAGWSAYPRQLDFAAFRRIADEVGAYLMVDMAHFAGLVAAGLHPNPVPHAHVVTTTTHKTLGGPRGGVILSTQELAKKINSAVFPGQQGGPLEHVIAAKAVSFKVAATEEFKERQQRTLDGARILAERLVQPDVTEVGVSVLSGGTDVHLVLVDLRNSELDGQQAEDRLHELGITVNRNAIPNDPRPPMVTSGLRIGTPALATRGFQAEDFTEVAEIIAAALKPAYDAEALKARVIALAEKFPLYPGVK